In Iodobacter fluviatilis, one DNA window encodes the following:
- a CDS encoding glycine C-acetyltransferase — protein sequence MNHAYLSHLNATLEQIHNDGFAKPERVIASKQRADITLQSGQEVLNFCANNYLGLADDARLIAAAKQGMDDYGYGCASVRFICGTQQVHKDLEQAISGFLKTDDTILYSSCFDANGGVFETLLGEEDAVISDELNHASIIDGVRLCKAKRFRYKNNDMQDLEAQLIAADAAGARFKLVVTDGVFSMDGIIANLKALCDVAERYNAIVMVDDSHAVGFIGENGAGTPELCGVQDRIDLYTGTLGKALGGASGGYVSGRKPMIDLLRQRSRPYLFSNTLAPAIAAASLKVLEILASDEGKALRSNLKRNADYFRSAMSEAGFTLVPGEHPIVPVMLGDARLAGAVSAALLKEGVYVVGFSFPVVPKGKARIRTQMSAGHTLEQIQKTVDAFIKVGRELKVIA from the coding sequence ATGAATCACGCTTACCTTTCACACCTTAATGCCACTCTCGAACAAATCCACAACGATGGTTTTGCCAAGCCAGAGCGTGTGATTGCCAGCAAGCAGCGCGCAGATATCACCCTGCAAAGCGGCCAGGAAGTACTGAACTTTTGCGCAAATAATTACCTAGGGCTCGCCGACGATGCCCGCCTGATCGCCGCCGCCAAACAGGGCATGGATGATTATGGTTACGGCTGCGCATCGGTACGCTTTATTTGCGGCACCCAGCAGGTGCATAAAGACTTAGAACAAGCGATTTCTGGCTTTCTAAAGACCGACGACACCATTTTGTATTCCAGCTGCTTTGACGCCAACGGCGGTGTATTTGAAACGCTGCTGGGTGAAGAAGACGCAGTCATTTCAGACGAACTGAACCACGCTTCGATTATCGACGGCGTGCGTCTCTGTAAAGCCAAGCGCTTCCGCTACAAAAACAACGACATGCAAGACCTTGAAGCGCAGCTCATCGCCGCAGATGCAGCGGGTGCGCGCTTTAAGCTGGTTGTCACCGACGGCGTGTTTTCTATGGATGGCATTATCGCCAACCTGAAAGCGCTGTGCGATGTGGCCGAACGCTATAACGCCATCGTGATGGTGGATGATTCTCATGCAGTGGGCTTTATCGGCGAAAACGGTGCAGGCACCCCAGAATTATGCGGCGTGCAGGATCGGATCGACCTTTACACCGGCACCTTGGGCAAAGCACTAGGCGGCGCTTCAGGCGGCTATGTTTCCGGCCGCAAACCGATGATTGATTTACTGCGCCAGCGCTCACGCCCTTATTTGTTCTCCAACACCCTCGCCCCCGCCATTGCCGCAGCCAGCCTGAAAGTGCTGGAAATCTTAGCCAGCGATGAGGGCAAAGCATTGCGCAGTAATTTAAAACGCAATGCTGACTACTTCCGTAGTGCCATGTCTGAAGCAGGCTTTACCCTAGTACCAGGCGAGCACCCGATTGTCCCTGTGATGCTGGGCGATGCCCGCCTTGCTGGAGCCGTATCTGCGGCACTGCTTAAAGAAGGCGTTTATGTGGTGGGATTTTCCTTCCCCGTCGTGCCCAAGGGCAAAGCCCGCATCCGTACCCAGATGTCGGCAGGTCATACACTAGAGCAAATCCAAAAAACGGTGGACGCCTTTATTAAAGTAGGCCGCGAGCTGAAAGTGATTGCTTAA
- a CDS encoding PEP-CTERM sorting domain-containing protein, with amino-acid sequence MKSYIAVLLSSLIISAPAQAISVKVFTDKAEWTKALKNIIAGEDFADGTFIKGLSIKASSTDPSDFSHSYTVTGGKLVDRLTEKHSTSINYTSKLLGIGGDFDLSLNEPGMGIKLVLSGDTFSHFLVPKEINKYATGGFFGLVSDTAFTSLKLMAGTQGTAFVNGEQYSLDNLSLATATAPIPEPETYALMGMGLIGLLAARRRKTQ; translated from the coding sequence ATGAAATCTTACATTGCCGTTCTTTTAAGCTCACTGATTATTTCTGCTCCGGCGCAGGCAATCAGCGTGAAAGTATTTACTGATAAAGCAGAATGGACAAAAGCCCTTAAAAATATTATTGCTGGTGAAGATTTTGCTGATGGCACGTTTATAAAAGGCCTGTCAATCAAAGCAAGCTCTACAGACCCTAGCGATTTTTCCCATAGCTACACGGTTACAGGTGGAAAATTAGTCGACCGGCTAACCGAAAAACACAGCACCAGCATCAATTACACATCCAAACTGCTTGGAATTGGTGGCGATTTTGACCTCTCCCTCAATGAGCCAGGCATGGGCATCAAGTTGGTACTCAGCGGCGACACTTTCAGCCATTTTCTGGTCCCCAAGGAAATCAACAAATACGCCACCGGCGGCTTTTTTGGCCTGGTTTCTGATACAGCCTTCACATCACTTAAACTAATGGCCGGCACACAGGGCACCGCATTCGTAAACGGGGAGCAATACAGTCTGGATAATTTATCTCTTGCTACCGCCACTGCCCCCATTCCAGAGCCTGAAACCTACGCATTAATGGGCATGGGTCTCATTGGATTACTGGCTGCACGCCGCCGCAAAACTCAATAA
- the glpT gene encoding glycerol-3-phosphate transporter: MFKFLQPASHLARMDEQKVDSTYKRLRWQIFLGIFLGYAGYYLVRKNFSLAMPYLVEQGYSRGDLGFAMSGVAIAYGVSKFLMGAVSDRSNPRVFLSLGLLLSAAIFLFMGFVPWATSSVTIMFVLLFLNGWVQGMGWPPCGRTMVHWWSQKERGSVVSVWNCAHNVGGGMIGPLFILGMGWFNDWRSAFYVPAAAAIAIAVLAFVVMRDTPQSCGLPAVEEYKNDYPKDYNEAHEVELSAKEIFKKYILPNKLLWCIAFANVFVYLLRYGVLDWAPTYLKEVKHFTVDKSSWAYFLFEWAGIPGTLLCGWMSDKVFKGNRGATGLFFMGLVTIATIVYWLNPAGNPTVDMLSLIAIGFFIYGPVMLIGLHALELAPKKAAGTAAGFTGLFGYLGGSVAASAVVGYTVDHFGWDGGFMLLIGSCIAAMILLALTMFHDTPANKTKREEKMLSPTLAKAAA; this comes from the coding sequence ATGTTTAAATTTTTACAACCTGCCAGCCATCTCGCACGAATGGACGAGCAAAAAGTTGACAGCACTTATAAGCGTTTACGCTGGCAAATTTTCCTAGGTATTTTTCTTGGCTACGCGGGCTACTATTTAGTCCGCAAAAACTTCTCTCTTGCCATGCCCTATTTGGTTGAGCAGGGCTATTCCCGTGGCGATTTAGGCTTTGCCATGTCGGGCGTGGCGATTGCTTACGGAGTATCTAAATTTTTAATGGGCGCGGTATCAGATCGCTCTAATCCAAGGGTGTTTTTAAGCCTTGGGCTGCTCCTGTCTGCCGCTATTTTCCTGTTTATGGGCTTTGTGCCTTGGGCTACATCCAGTGTCACCATTATGTTTGTGCTGCTGTTTTTAAACGGCTGGGTACAGGGTATGGGCTGGCCGCCATGCGGTCGCACCATGGTGCACTGGTGGAGCCAGAAAGAACGTGGCTCGGTGGTTTCGGTATGGAACTGCGCGCACAATGTGGGCGGCGGCATGATAGGCCCGCTGTTTATCTTAGGTATGGGCTGGTTTAATGATTGGCGCTCGGCCTTCTATGTGCCTGCTGCGGCTGCCATTGCCATTGCAGTACTGGCCTTTGTGGTGATGCGCGACACCCCTCAATCCTGCGGCCTGCCCGCAGTAGAAGAATATAAAAACGACTACCCGAAAGATTACAACGAAGCGCATGAAGTAGAGCTGAGCGCCAAAGAAATCTTTAAAAAATACATTTTGCCCAATAAGCTGCTCTGGTGTATTGCCTTTGCCAATGTATTTGTTTATTTGCTGCGTTATGGCGTACTGGATTGGGCTCCCACTTATTTAAAAGAAGTGAAGCACTTTACGGTTGATAAATCATCATGGGCTTACTTTCTGTTTGAATGGGCGGGTATTCCGGGCACCCTGCTGTGCGGCTGGATGTCAGATAAAGTGTTTAAAGGCAACCGCGGCGCAACGGGCTTGTTCTTTATGGGCCTTGTTACCATCGCAACCATCGTTTACTGGCTGAACCCGGCAGGCAATCCTACCGTGGACATGCTTTCACTGATTGCCATTGGCTTCTTTATTTATGGCCCTGTGATGCTGATTGGCCTGCATGCACTGGAGCTGGCACCTAAAAAAGCCGCAGGGACAGCGGCAGGCTTCACCGGCCTCTTTGGTTACCTTGGCGGCTCGGTTGCCGCCAGCGCGGTGGTGGGTTATACCGTGGATCATTTTGGCTGGGATGGCGGCTTTATGCTGCTGATCGGCTCATGCATCGCCGCAATGATTTTACTGGCACTGACGATGTTTCATGACACGCCAGCCAATAAAACCAAGCGCGAGGAAAAAATGCTGAGCCCCACACTGGCCAAAGCCGCAGCTTAA
- the glpK gene encoding glycerol kinase GlpK, with the protein MENKYILALDQGTTSSRAILFNQAGDIISMAQKEFKQIYPQPGWVEHDALEIWVGQSTVAHEAITRANIDSTQIAGIGITNQRETTVVWNRETGLPVYNAIVWQDRRTAQYCDEIKAQGLETSIRSKTGLPVDAYFSGSKIKWILDNVEGARELANTGKLAFGTIDSWLIWNYTHGEVHVTDVSNASRTMLFNIQTLTWDKDLLELMDIPASILPEVRSSSEIYGYTHESMLGSRVPLSGIAGDQQAALFGQQCTRPGMVKNTYGTGCFMMMNTGVTPIISKNNLLTTIAWQIGDRVEYALEGSIFIGGAVVQWLRDGLGMISKSSEVNELAGQVKDSDGVYLVPAFAGLGAPHWNQDARGSLFGATLGTKSAHIARAALDSIAYQTADVLKAMEADAGISIPELRVDGGASVNPLLMQFQADILGTDVIRPKITETTALGAAYLAGLAVGYWKSIDDVQSQWQLDKRFSSQMSAEGSGKLLKGWHRAVEATKTWANHEAD; encoded by the coding sequence GTGGAAAACAAATACATTTTGGCGCTTGACCAGGGCACAACCAGCTCACGCGCAATTTTGTTTAATCAGGCAGGCGACATCATTTCGATGGCGCAAAAAGAATTCAAACAGATTTATCCTCAGCCAGGCTGGGTAGAACACGACGCACTAGAAATTTGGGTTGGGCAATCTACCGTAGCGCACGAAGCCATTACCCGCGCCAACATTGACAGCACCCAAATCGCTGGCATCGGCATCACCAACCAGCGCGAAACCACCGTGGTGTGGAATCGTGAAACCGGCCTGCCGGTGTATAACGCCATCGTCTGGCAAGACCGCCGTACCGCACAGTATTGCGATGAAATCAAAGCCCAGGGACTTGAGACATCGATCCGCAGCAAGACTGGCCTGCCCGTTGATGCTTATTTCTCCGGCAGCAAAATCAAGTGGATATTAGATAATGTAGAAGGCGCTCGTGAGCTGGCTAATACGGGCAAGCTGGCGTTTGGTACGATAGACAGCTGGCTGATCTGGAACTACACCCACGGTGAAGTGCATGTGACCGATGTATCGAATGCGTCCCGCACCATGCTGTTTAATATCCAAACACTGACTTGGGATAAAGACCTGCTAGAGCTGATGGATATTCCAGCCAGCATCTTGCCGGAAGTGCGCTCATCCAGCGAAATTTATGGCTACACCCATGAATCGATGCTGGGCAGCCGTGTGCCTTTATCAGGTATTGCCGGTGATCAGCAGGCCGCGCTGTTTGGCCAGCAATGTACCCGCCCCGGCATGGTGAAGAACACCTACGGCACGGGCTGCTTTATGATGATGAATACCGGTGTTACCCCCATCATCTCTAAGAACAATCTGCTGACCACCATCGCCTGGCAAATTGGCGATCGTGTTGAATACGCGCTAGAAGGCAGTATTTTTATTGGCGGCGCGGTGGTGCAATGGCTGCGTGATGGCTTAGGCATGATCAGCAAGTCTTCCGAAGTCAATGAATTAGCAGGCCAAGTAAAAGACAGCGATGGCGTGTATCTGGTCCCTGCCTTTGCTGGTCTTGGCGCACCACACTGGAATCAAGACGCTCGCGGCTCGCTCTTTGGCGCAACGCTGGGCACAAAATCAGCGCATATCGCCCGCGCTGCGCTCGATAGCATCGCCTACCAAACTGCCGATGTATTAAAAGCGATGGAAGCCGATGCGGGCATCAGTATTCCTGAGCTGCGAGTGGATGGCGGCGCAAGTGTGAACCCACTGCTGATGCAATTTCAGGCCGACATCCTAGGCACCGATGTCATCCGCCCCAAAATCACCGAAACCACAGCACTGGGCGCGGCTTACCTAGCCGGCCTTGCCGTGGGTTACTGGAAAAGCATTGACGATGTACAAAGCCAGTGGCAGCTGGATAAGCGTTTTAGCAGCCAGATGAGCGCAGAAGGCTCGGGCAAGCTGCTGAAAGGCTGGCACCGCGCAGTAGAAGCCACCAAAACCTGGGCCAATCACGAAGCGGATTAA
- a CDS encoding DeoR/GlpR family DNA-binding transcription regulator yields MILNLRQQELLKWVQREAYVSVEKLAEHFDVTQQTIRRDIHQLVENKLVQKLHGGVSTLSSVENVAYAARQVLLIEEKQRIAELVAAHIPNNASLFINLGTTTEEVAKALRHHRGLHVITNNLNVAAIMCTYHECEVIIAGGMVRGRDRGITGEATIDFINQFKVDYGIIGISSIEADGTLRDFDFREVRTAEAIIKQSRHVFLVADHSKFGRPALARQGHLSQITALFTDQPVDAAMDAVIKESKTQLYIAETPQ; encoded by the coding sequence ATGATTTTGAATCTACGCCAGCAGGAACTTTTAAAATGGGTGCAAAGAGAGGCTTATGTCAGCGTTGAAAAGCTGGCAGAACACTTTGATGTCACGCAGCAAACCATACGCCGTGATATTCACCAGTTGGTTGAAAACAAGCTGGTGCAAAAGCTGCACGGGGGTGTCAGCACCTTATCCAGTGTAGAAAACGTGGCCTATGCAGCAAGGCAAGTGTTGCTGATCGAAGAAAAACAAAGAATCGCCGAGTTGGTTGCAGCGCATATTCCCAATAATGCGTCTTTGTTTATTAACCTTGGCACCACCACCGAAGAAGTGGCCAAAGCGCTGCGCCATCATCGCGGCCTGCATGTGATTACTAATAATCTGAATGTCGCGGCCATCATGTGTACTTACCATGAATGCGAAGTCATTATTGCGGGGGGTATGGTGCGCGGTAGGGACAGGGGCATTACGGGCGAGGCCACTATCGACTTTATCAATCAGTTTAAAGTGGATTACGGCATTATCGGCATTTCCAGCATTGAGGCCGATGGCACGTTGCGCGATTTTGACTTCAGAGAAGTACGCACTGCCGAAGCGATCATCAAACAATCAAGACATGTTTTTTTAGTGGCAGACCACTCCAAATTCGGCCGCCCCGCCCTCGCCCGCCAGGGCCATTTATCGCAAATCACCGCCCTCTTTACCGACCAGCCGGTAGATGCAGCCATGGACGCGGTGATTAAGGAATCAAAAACCCAGCTCTATATTGCAGAAACGCCTCAATAA
- the glpD gene encoding glycerol-3-phosphate dehydrogenase: MEDKIYDVLVVGGGINGAGIARDAAGRGLSVCLCEKDDLAQHTSSASSKLIHGGLRYLEYYEFGLVRKALQEREVLLDLAPHIIWPLRFVMPHDPTGRPKWLIRTGLFLYDHLASRKVLRGTESIRFDRHASGKSLKAGYRHGFAYSDGWVQDARLVVLNVMDAAERGALVHTQTACVAAKRENGVWHCTLQGVNGVQQVKARTVVNAAGAWVESVLKNVVGQKSAHALRLVKGSHIVVKKLFDHPDAYIFQNPDKRIIFAIPYEKDFTLIGTTDVEYQADPARVSIDKDEIAYLCQMSNRYFEQQISPSDVVATFSGVRPLLDDASGNAASVTRDYSLEFDASEGLLSVFGGKITTYRKLAEQAVDLLAPHLGNHNAIWSATKPLPGGDLHGSFEQFMQKLAKDYAWMPGDLLQRYARTYGSRTAVLLKGARCVADLGEEILPALYAAEVRYLMQFEWAKSAEDILWRRTKLRLHLPANADEILSQWLAKTAVRSTDTALVL, translated from the coding sequence GTGGAAGATAAAATTTACGATGTACTGGTCGTGGGCGGGGGCATTAACGGAGCAGGGATCGCGCGTGACGCGGCTGGCCGTGGCCTTTCTGTCTGCCTGTGTGAAAAAGACGATCTGGCGCAACACACCTCATCGGCCAGCTCCAAGCTGATTCACGGCGGCCTGCGTTATCTGGAATATTACGAATTTGGTCTGGTGCGCAAAGCGCTGCAAGAGCGCGAAGTGTTGCTGGATTTAGCCCCGCATATTATCTGGCCACTGCGTTTTGTGATGCCGCACGATCCTACTGGCCGTCCTAAGTGGCTGATCCGTACCGGTTTGTTTCTTTACGATCACTTGGCAAGTCGCAAAGTTTTACGCGGCACAGAATCAATCCGTTTTGACCGCCATGCATCAGGAAAATCGCTCAAGGCCGGTTACCGCCATGGTTTTGCTTACTCAGATGGCTGGGTACAGGATGCCCGTTTAGTCGTGTTGAATGTGATGGACGCGGCAGAGCGCGGTGCGCTGGTGCATACCCAAACCGCCTGCGTGGCGGCTAAGCGTGAAAATGGCGTTTGGCATTGCACCTTGCAGGGCGTAAATGGGGTGCAGCAGGTCAAAGCGCGCACGGTGGTGAATGCGGCCGGTGCCTGGGTGGAGTCGGTGCTTAAAAATGTGGTGGGTCAGAAATCAGCCCATGCACTGCGCCTAGTAAAAGGCAGCCATATTGTGGTGAAAAAACTGTTTGATCACCCCGATGCGTATATTTTTCAAAACCCGGATAAGCGCATTATTTTTGCGATTCCCTATGAAAAAGACTTCACGCTGATTGGCACCACCGATGTGGAATACCAGGCCGACCCGGCCAGAGTCAGCATCGATAAAGACGAAATCGCCTATCTTTGCCAGATGAGCAATCGCTATTTTGAGCAGCAAATCAGCCCAAGTGATGTGGTGGCGACGTTTTCAGGTGTTCGCCCGCTGCTGGATGATGCTTCCGGCAATGCGGCCAGCGTAACCCGTGATTACTCACTGGAGTTTGATGCCAGCGAAGGCTTGTTGTCCGTGTTTGGCGGCAAAATCACGACCTATCGCAAGCTGGCCGAGCAGGCTGTTGATTTGCTTGCGCCGCATCTGGGCAATCATAACGCAATTTGGAGTGCAACTAAACCCCTGCCTGGTGGCGATTTGCACGGTAGTTTTGAGCAATTTATGCAAAAGCTGGCAAAAGATTATGCATGGATGCCAGGCGATTTATTGCAGCGCTATGCGCGTACCTATGGATCAAGAACGGCTGTTTTGCTTAAAGGTGCACGATGTGTGGCCGATCTGGGCGAGGAAATCCTGCCTGCGCTTTACGCCGCCGAAGTGCGCTATTTAATGCAATTTGAATGGGCAAAAAGCGCTGAAGATATTTTGTGGCGCAGAACCAAGCTTCGCCTGCATTTGCCTGCCAATGCAGATGAAATCTTGAGTCAGTGGCTGGCAAAAACGGCGGTCCGTTCAACAGATACAGCG
- a CDS encoding MIP/aquaporin family protein → MTPLFAEFIGTALLVLLGNGVVANVLLNKTKGQNSGLIVIAFGWAMAVFVGVFSVAAISGAHLNLAVTIALAVAGKFAWSNVGGYIVAQMLGGMAGAFVMWLIYHKHFESTECGDTKLAVFCTGPAIRHVAGNLVSEIVATFVLVFAILSMVSPKMSLGAIDALPVALLVLGIGVSLGGTTGYAMNPARDLGPRLMHAILPISGKRNSDWGYAWIPVAGSIIGAALAALAHGIH, encoded by the coding sequence ATGACTCCATTATTTGCAGAGTTTATTGGCACCGCTTTACTGGTACTTTTAGGTAATGGCGTTGTCGCCAATGTATTACTCAATAAAACCAAGGGCCAGAACAGCGGCCTAATTGTGATTGCCTTTGGCTGGGCCATGGCCGTATTTGTGGGTGTATTTAGCGTGGCAGCCATTAGTGGCGCCCACCTCAACCTGGCCGTAACCATTGCTTTGGCTGTGGCAGGTAAATTTGCTTGGAGCAATGTGGGCGGTTATATCGTGGCGCAAATGCTAGGCGGTATGGCGGGCGCTTTTGTGATGTGGCTGATTTATCACAAACACTTTGAAAGTACCGAATGTGGCGACACCAAGCTCGCCGTATTTTGTACCGGCCCGGCGATTCGCCATGTAGCTGGCAATCTGGTTTCAGAAATCGTTGCCACCTTTGTTTTGGTATTTGCGATTTTAAGCATGGTTTCACCCAAAATGTCGCTGGGTGCAATTGATGCCCTGCCGGTAGCGCTTCTGGTACTGGGGATTGGTGTTTCTTTAGGCGGTACAACAGGCTACGCCATGAACCCTGCCCGTGACCTGGGCCCGCGCCTGATGCACGCCATTCTGCCGATTTCGGGCAAGCGCAACAGCGACTGGGGCTACGCCTGGATTCCTGTTGCAGGCTCGATTATTGGTGCCGCACTAGCAGCCCTTGCCCACGGCATTCATTAA